In the Mesotoga infera genome, GATTGTTGGAACATCAACTATCAATTCACACACTTTGATTATTTCCTCTTCAGTCAGTCGGCTGGTCTCGATGATGAATTTGCAGATTCTGTTTTCTTTCTTCACTCGCTCGGAAAGAGTCACTAATTCCCGTTCCATCAGATCCCAGTTTCTCGATTTGACTGCAGATACGTTTATGACAATGTCGAAATCAGTAACCGCCTCTCCGAGAGATACATAGTATTCGATTTCTCTCATTTTCAACTCTGTGGGAACCATGCCAAGCGGGAACCCTCCCGGGCCAACGTTAATTCCAACGTCAGTTCCCTGGACTTTTTCAATAACATAAGTCGGAACTGCATACCAAGGCACAACAACATTTCTGAAATTATACTTCAGCGTTTGATCTACGAATGTTTCTATGTCTTCCCATTTGGCCTCGGGGTTGAGCAAAGTATTATCGAATCTTCTATTGAAAGCCAACTCGTTTTTCATCTAATAGTTACCTCCATGTGGCTAAAATTCTGAAAATGGGCAGCTTTCGCTGCCCATCGTTTTTGCTGACAAGTGTTTGAGAATCAATACCTCTTTCTGGAGAATGGGTCAAGTATCTCCATGGACTCTTCAAGAATGTCCTTAGTGATTACATATACTCCCGTGTCATAGTATTCGGGAAGAGGTTCGCCATGAATGGCCATGAAGGCGTACATGACACCCTTGTATCCCATACCGTGGGGGTCCTGAACGATAAGGGCTTTAAGTGCTCCGCTATCAAGAGCCTCTATTTCCAGAGGATCTGAGTCATAAGCAACGGCCATTATCTCATTTTCGAGACCTCT is a window encoding:
- the deoC gene encoding deoxyribose-phosphate aldolase; translated protein: MKNELAFNRRFDNTLLNPEAKWEDIETFVDQTLKYNFRNVVVPWYAVPTYVIEKVQGTDVGINVGPGGFPLGMVPTELKMREIEYYVSLGEAVTDFDIVINVSAVKSRNWDLMERELVTLSERVKKENRICKFIIETSRLTEEEIIKVCELIVDVPTIDFVKTGTGFGPRATSYRDVELINSVVSGKKEIKVSGGVRTLEQVEKFMELGATVFGSSSSVSIYEEYEKKYGS